The following are encoded in a window of Castanea sativa cultivar Marrone di Chiusa Pesio chromosome 9, ASM4071231v1 genomic DNA:
- the LOC142609887 gene encoding alpha carbonic anhydrase 7-like, with amino-acid sequence MKNPSKMIFVASFVFFAILIKSTTAQEVEDEREFDYLQGSEMGPGHWGDLKKDWEACKNGSMQSPIDLSSKRVKVIPKLLNLKRDYKPCNATVKNRGHDISLKWEGDAGSIQINGTDYFLDQGHWHSPSEHSINGRRYDLELHMVHLARDPNVTNKIAVVGLFYKIGHHDDFLSKLMRNIMSMTDKKDERNMGMIDPREIKMGGKKYYRYMGSLTVPPCTEGVIWTINRKIRTVSREQVKSLRVAVHDYAEKNARPVQQLNNREIQFYGPNPTSTRN; translated from the exons ATGAAGAATCCAAGCAAAATGATCTTTGTGGCAAGCTTTGTATTCTTTGCCATTCTTATCAAATCAACTACAGCACAAGAAGTTG AGGATGAGAGAGAGTTTGATTATCTACAAGGAAGCGAGATGGGCCCGGGTCATTGGGGAGATTTAAAGAAAGATTGGGAAGCTTGCAAGAATGGAAGTATGCAATCTCCCATAGATTTGTCTAGTAAGAGAGTGAAAGTGATCCCCAAGTTATTGAACCTGAAGAGGGACTACAAGCCTTGTAATGCCACTGTCAAGAACAGAGGCCATGATATTTCG TTAAAGTGGGAAGGTGATGCAGGATCAATTCAAATCAACGGCACTGATTACTTTCTCGACCAAGGCCATTGGCACTCACCTTCTGAGCATTCCATCAATGGCAGGag gtATGACTTGGAGCTTCACATGGTTCACTTAGCACGAGATCCCAACGTGACAAATAAGATTGCTGTTGTTGGACTCTTTTACAAGATTGGTCACCACGATGATTTCCTTTCAAAG TTGATGAGAAACATAATGTCCATGACTGataaaaaagatgaaagaaataTGGGGATGATTGATCCAAGAGAAATAAAGATGGGTGGCAAGAAGTACTATAGATATATGGGCTCACTCACTGTTCCTCCATGCACAGAAGGTGTTATTTGGACAATAAATAGAAAG ATAAGGACTGTCTCAAGGGAGCAAGTGAAATCGCTTAGAGTGGCGGTCCATGAT TATGCTGAGAAGAATGCAAGGCCAGTCCAACAACTCAATAATAGGGAGATCCAATTCTACGGCCCAAACCCAACAAGCACGAGAAACTAA